The following proteins come from a genomic window of Oxyura jamaicensis isolate SHBP4307 breed ruddy duck chromosome 12, BPBGC_Ojam_1.0, whole genome shotgun sequence:
- the TNNC1 gene encoding troponin C, slow skeletal and cardiac muscles, with product MDDIYKAAVEQLTEEQKNEFKAAFDIFVLGAEDGCISTKELGKVMRMLGQNPTPEELQEMIDEVDEDGSGTVDFDEFLVMMVRCMKDDSKGKTEEELSDLFRMFDKNADGYIDLEELKIMLQATGETITEDDIEELMKDGDKNNDGRIDYDEFLEFMKGVE from the exons GTTGAGCAGCTgacagaggaacaaaaaaatg agTTCAAGGCTGCCTTTGACATCTttgtgctgggggcagaggaTGGCTGCATCAGCACCaaggagctggggaaggtgATGAGGATGCTGGGGCAGAACCCCACccctgaggagctgcaggagatgaTTGATGAGGTGGATGAGGATG GCAGCGGCACTGTGGACTTTGATGAGTTCCTTGTTATGATGGTCCGGTGTATGAAAGatgacagcaaaggaaaaactgaagaggAACTCTCAGATCTCTTCAGGATGTTTGATAA GAATGCTGATGGCTACATCGACCTTGAGGAGCTGAAGATAATGCTACAGGCAACCGGAGAGACCATCACTGAGGACGACATAGAAGAACTGATGAAAGATGGGGACAAAAACAACGATGGCAGGATTGACTATGATG AGTTCCTGGAGTTCATGAAGGGAGTTGAATAA